In the Caenorhabditis elegans chromosome X genome, one interval contains:
- the C14F11.7 gene encoding EB domain-containing protein (Confirmed by transcript evidence), with protein sequence MWSKSLQIVLLIAIFSATVQGCFDSSDCKFGTCDMVTHSCTAGFAPIQRDDEEFSSHRGHRFRGRQTKSSSQICIFPFICIP encoded by the exons ATGTGGTCAAAATCTCTTCag ATTGTTCTCTTGATTGCAATTTTCTCTGCAACTGTTCAAGGATGCTTCGATTCTTCAGACTGCAAATTTGGAACCTGTGACATGGTCACACACAGTTGTACCGCTGGTTTTGCACCGATTCAACGAGACGATGAAGAATTTTCAAGTCACAGAGGGCATCGCTTCCGGGGAAGACAAACGAAGAGCTCATCACAAATTTGCATTTTCCCGTTCATTTGTATTCCATGA
- the lrch-1 gene encoding Calponin-homology (CH) domain-containing protein (Confirmed by transcript evidence) — protein sequence MAVSKHRSTSDHDSSEPSVSRSTTSTGSIHFGQTTSYTSTLGGRFKEAEYSGRLLLHGLRLSEFPIEAFSNIALLDTVFLDLHDNRMSTLPADFSAFDCLISCIASSNRFRTIPTCICSLEQLTFIDFSSNDISHLPDGLFDLPLKALILANNKITCIPEGIRRLAPTLAHLDFSKNDIRSLQSQLRYLTSLEVLKISRNRVEDFPAELCSSLKLRTLDLSHNNLSYLPADFVKMTDLRYLQLECNPLRSPSMDIIEMGIVHIFKWLDGRTSACSTTSNGSNDVLLDRKRTTTASTTIVAEKHPPHNESRATRNPPEPVKHVQHDHRPVNGNLNHRPKELVESRTITSVHAKSHNVQIVQNKISSVPSHLPTSNGGKENLRQSTPDEQNNNNNNNNDNEKSKLSSSSLSSPGMGKKPISKVAPMPKPTPRPIATNGNVQTKIGTVRRPNPIQSTTVTRSTNTATVKKEIPVKTTKIASAISRRSEEPAAQKIASKPITSSVTNLNKSGLRAPATGIANDVESARKLMREKLGPTFSLNKGDISFSLQLSDGQELCKFINKLHPESISLASSTDSSIATTRSKMNVDRFLQYCRKIGVPETTLCSQMDIISKRNPQKVARTVLTVAKLQQLQSSNSIQC from the exons ATGGCAGTTTCCAAACATCGCTCCACATCGGACCATGATTCGTCTGAACCGTCTGTAAGCCGCTCCACTACATCAACGGGATCTATCCATTTTGGACAA acaacatCATACACATCGACACTTGGAGGACGTTTCAAGGAAGCTGAATACTCGGGACGTCTCCTACTTCACGGCTTGAGGCTTTCTGAGTTTCCGATTGAAGCTTTCTCGAATATTGCGCTTCTGGACACTGTATTTCTTG ACCTCCACGACAACCGAATGTCCACACTGCCAGCTGACTTTTCAGCTTTCGACTGCCTGATCTCATGCATTGCCAGCTCGAACCGTTTTCGAACAATTCCTACGTGTATATGCTCCCTCGAACAACTtacttttattgattttag CTCCAATGACATTTCTCATCTTCCGGATGGTTTGTTTGATCTTCCACTCAAAGCTCTAATTCTTGCAAACAATAAGATAACATGCATCCCAGAAGGCATTCGACGTCTGGCTCCAACGCTTGCACATTTG gACTTTTCTAAAAACGACATACGAAGTCTACAATCACAACTGAGATACCTGACATCGTtggaagttctgaaaatctcCAGAAACCGTGTCGAGGATTTTCCAGCGGAATTGTGTTCTTCGCTGAAATTGCGCACTTTGGATCTCTCGCATAACAATTTATCATACTTGCCGGCTGACTTTGTCAAAATGACTGATCTCCGTTACCTGCAACTAGAATGCAATCCATTAAGAAGCCCATCCATGGATATTATTGAAATG GGCATCGTGCACATATTCAAGTGGCTCGATGGTAGAACATCTGCTTGCTCAACTACATCAAATGGCTCAAATGATGTTCTATTGGATCGAAAGCGCACAACGACAGCATCGACGACAATTGTCGCCGAAAAACATCCACCGCATAACGAATCGAG GGCTACGCGTAACCCTCCTGAACCAGTCAAACATGTTCAACATGACCACCGACCAGTGAACGGAAATCTTAATCATCGACCGAAA GAATTAGTCGAGTCCCGGACAATCACCTCCGTACATGCAAAATCCCATAATGTACAGATTGTTCAAAACAAGATTTCGTCCGTTCCATCTCATTTGCCAACAAGCAACGGTGGAAAAGAGAATTTACGGCAGAGTACTCCGGATGAGcaaaacaacaacaataataacaataatgataacgaaaaatccaaattaagCAGCAGCAGCTTGTCGAGTCCTGGAATGG GTAAAAAGCCCATTTCCAAAGTGGCACCTATGCCAAAACCAACACCCCGCCCAATTGCTACAAATGGGAACGTTCAAACT aaaattggaactGTTCGTCGCCCCAATCCGATACAGAGTACAACTGTCACAAGATCCACAAACACTGCAACTGTCAAAAAGGAAATCCCCGtgaaaactaccaaaattgcATCCGCAATTTCTCGTAGATCAGAAGAGCCagctgctcaaaaaattgcaagcaAACCGATCACTTCAAGTGTGACAAACCTGAATA AGTCAGGACTTCGCGCTCCTGCAACTGGTATAGCGAATGACGTGGAGAGTGCAAGAAAGTTGATGAGAGAAAAACTGGGACCAACGTTTTCCCTGAATAAGGGTGACATTAGTTTCAGCTTGCAGTTGTCAGACGGGCAAGAACTTTGCAAATTCATAAATAAACTTCATCCGGAATCAATCTCTCTTGCGTCTTCAACAGATTCG tcaattgCTACTACTCGATCCAAAATGAACGTCGATAGATTCCTACAgtattgcagaaaaattggagttCCAGAG aCCACATTGTGCTCTCAGATGGACATAATCTCAAAAAGAAACCCTCAAAAAGTAGCTCGCACAGTTCTCACCGTCGCAAAACTTCAACAACTTCAATCGTCTAATTCCATTCAATGTTAA
- the T13C5.6 gene encoding Phosphatidic acid phosphatase type 2/haloperoxidase domain-containing protein (Confirmed by transcript evidence), producing the protein MERLIHWGINADETYSKWLYDENKYQTACTWIEWLIHGFPWFVVATLGLIIAYGKNFSEMTQYGLVVLNLGLYFDLILIAIIKFYFHRERPIKTYSKLLEHTVDIYSFPSGHSSRAAMLLVMAYNAAPLYVIPFIPFPLVVGLSRVALGRHYITDVLAGIFIGYLEARLMLTIPYGFNTVIRGFLK; encoded by the exons ATGGAACGAC taATTCACTGGGGAATCAATGCAGACGAAACGTATTCAAAATGGTTATATGAcgaaaataaatatcaaaCCGCATGTACATGGATTGAGTGGCTC ATTCACGGGTTCCCATGGTTTGTCGTTGCCACTTTGGGTCTCATCATTGCCTATGGAAAAAACTTCAGCGAAATGACACAATATGGGCTGGTTGTTCTGAATCTtg gtttgTATTTCGACTTGATCCTCATTGCAATCATCAAATTCTACTTTCATCGAGAACGACCAATAAAGACATATTCAAAG CTCTTGGAACACACAGTCGACATCTACTCATTCCCATCAGGCCACTCTTCTCGTGCAGCTATGCTTCTCGTTATGGC ATATAATGCTGCTCCCCTCTACGTCATTCCGTTCATCCCTTTTCCTTTGGTCGTCGGACTATCAAGAGTTGCCTTGGGAAGGCATTATATCACAGATGTTCTTGCCG GAATCTTCATTGGATATTTGGAAGCTCGACTCATGCTCACCATTCCGTATGGTTTTAACACTGTGATCcgtggatttttgaaataa